In the genome of Photobacterium sp. TLY01, one region contains:
- a CDS encoding OmpA family protein translates to MGACSPAWAGKYYVATPGESTWEMVVDTPLECQLQHGIPNFGQAQFTSRASKQMNLDFELKMRRPLGQTSNVSLVSMPPRWRPGDAAEPLTRLKFFKQFDGYVGGQMAWNMLSELEEGKIPTFSYQDWQHRNERIEVGLSAVAFNAGYKSFSTCLANLLPYNFEDISFTVLHYDKNSDELNKASQKRLAQIADFIKYSQDIDLILVATYSDSSGGKNTNQSLSERRAEKLEQYFVSLGLPKDRIEVQGFGERRPIADNSTPLGRNKNRRVVISMGRTSSLM, encoded by the coding sequence ATGGGTGCCTGCTCGCCAGCTTGGGCGGGAAAGTATTATGTTGCGACGCCCGGGGAGTCCACCTGGGAGATGGTGGTGGATACGCCGCTGGAATGTCAGTTGCAGCATGGGATTCCGAATTTTGGTCAGGCGCAGTTTACCTCCCGTGCCAGTAAACAAATGAACCTCGACTTTGAACTGAAAATGCGTCGTCCGCTGGGACAGACCAGCAATGTCAGCCTGGTGTCTATGCCACCGCGATGGCGTCCCGGTGATGCGGCAGAACCATTGACGCGGCTGAAATTCTTTAAGCAGTTTGACGGTTATGTCGGCGGGCAGATGGCATGGAACATGTTATCGGAACTCGAAGAAGGGAAAATACCGACCTTCAGTTATCAGGACTGGCAGCACAGAAACGAAAGGATTGAAGTTGGCCTGTCTGCCGTGGCGTTTAATGCGGGGTACAAGAGCTTCAGTACCTGTCTGGCCAATCTGTTACCTTATAACTTTGAGGATATCTCCTTTACTGTGCTGCATTACGATAAGAACAGCGACGAGCTGAACAAAGCCTCACAGAAGCGTCTGGCGCAAATTGCGGATTTTATTAAATACAGTCAGGACATCGATTTAATCCTGGTCGCGACTTACAGTGATTCTTCTGGCGGAAAAAATACCAACCAGTCTTTATCAGAACGTCGAGCAGAAAAGCTGGAACAGTATTTTGTCTCTTTGGGTCTGCCGAAAGATCGCATTGAGGTTCAGGGCTTTGGTGAGCGCCGTCCGATTGCAGACAACAGTACGCCGCTGGGGCGCAATAAAAACAGGCGTGTTGTGATTTCTATGGGCCGGACTTCCAGCCTGATGTGA
- a CDS encoding DUF2753 family protein: protein MNVSRWEMHTLLAAEAEKDHKPMMSVIHYQLALSESQQLEPVDGTLDELEELLAIKVTACHNMASFWRKQGDGDYELKYLQLASEQIMSLIPQCPNRDCEAFISSLGCCKSALIDFLKRHPNPKVAKQVAHITTSNQCELIARFRLQ from the coding sequence ATGAACGTGTCACGGTGGGAAATGCACACCTTGCTGGCAGCAGAAGCAGAGAAAGACCATAAGCCCATGATGTCAGTCATCCATTATCAGCTTGCGCTGTCTGAATCACAGCAATTAGAACCTGTCGACGGGACTTTGGATGAGCTGGAAGAATTACTCGCCATCAAAGTGACCGCCTGTCACAACATGGCCAGTTTTTGGCGAAAGCAGGGGGACGGTGACTACGAGCTGAAATATCTGCAACTGGCATCCGAGCAGATTATGTCGCTGATTCCGCAATGCCCGAACCGTGACTGTGAAGCCTTCATCAGCTCATTGGGGTGCTGTAAGTCAGCGCTGATCGATTTTCTCAAACGCCACCCGAACCCCAAAGTGGCAAAACAGGTGGCGCATATCACCACCAGCAACCAGTGTGAGCTCATTGCCAGATTTCGCTTGCAATGA
- a CDS encoding superoxide dismutase has protein sequence MSFTFPALPYPYDALEPYIDAKTMEVHHSRHHKTYFDKFISAIENTGLEQLTLKDIFSRVSELSPAVRNHGGGYYNHNLYWQCMSPNGGGQPVGLLAEAIRCHFGSFDDFKIAFSDAAAAHFGSGFIWLSVTDGRLEITSTPNQDNPLMDVVEKRGTPILALDVWEHAYYLTYQNKRPDYISAWWQVVDWDQVEQHYLDALHQ, from the coding sequence ATGTCATTTACTTTCCCAGCGCTACCCTATCCCTACGATGCACTCGAACCTTATATTGATGCCAAAACCATGGAAGTGCATCACAGCCGTCATCATAAAACCTACTTTGATAAATTCATCAGCGCCATTGAAAACACCGGGCTCGAACAACTCACCCTCAAAGACATTTTTTCGCGGGTCTCCGAACTCAGTCCTGCGGTCAGAAATCACGGCGGGGGCTATTACAACCACAACCTCTACTGGCAATGCATGTCACCCAATGGCGGTGGGCAGCCTGTCGGCTTGCTGGCAGAAGCGATTCGATGCCACTTTGGCAGCTTTGATGATTTTAAAATCGCCTTTTCTGACGCCGCTGCGGCTCACTTCGGCTCTGGTTTTATCTGGTTGTCTGTCACTGACGGGCGGCTGGAGATTACCTCGACCCCGAATCAGGACAATCCCCTGATGGATGTGGTGGAAAAACGCGGTACGCCCATCCTGGCTCTGGATGTGTGGGAACATGCTTACTACCTGACCTACCAGAATAAGCGCCCCGACTACATCAGTGCCTGGTGGCAAGTGGTTGACTGGGATCAGGTAGAGCAACATTACCTGGATGCACTTCATCAATAA
- the gloA gene encoding lactoylglutathione lyase, with translation MANGRILHTMLRVGDLDRSIAFYTDIMGMKLLRKSDNEAYQYTLAFVGYSDESEGAVIELTYNWGTSEYEMGNAYGHIAIGVEDIYATCETIKAAGGDVTREPGPVKGGTTHIAFVRDPDGYQIELIQCS, from the coding sequence ATGGCAAACGGACGCATTCTGCACACCATGTTACGCGTGGGTGATCTGGACCGTTCAATCGCTTTCTATACAGACATCATGGGGATGAAGCTGTTAAGAAAGTCGGATAACGAAGCCTACCAGTACACCCTGGCCTTTGTCGGTTATTCGGATGAATCTGAAGGTGCCGTGATCGAACTCACTTACAACTGGGGCACCAGCGAATACGAGATGGGTAACGCTTATGGCCACATCGCCATTGGCGTCGAAGATATCTATGCCACCTGTGAAACCATCAAAGCTGCCGGGGGGGATGTTACCCGTGAACCGGGCCCGGTCAAAGGCGGCACAACGCATATTGCCTTTGTGCGCGATCCGGACGGCTATCAGATTGAACTAATTCAGTGCAGTTAA
- the rnt gene encoding ribonuclease T, producing MSQENTLNTLKSRFRGFFPVVVDVETAGFNANTDALLEICAVTLTMDEEGWLKPASTLHFHITPFEGAVIHQEALDFNGIKDPFSPLRGAVTEEEALKEIYKAIRKEQKEEGCSRAIMVAHNANFDHSFVMAASERAKLKRIPFHPFATFDTAALSGLAFGQTVLAKACEAANIPFCNKEAHSALYDTERTAELFCEIVNKWKKLGGWPVAALQTEEEA from the coding sequence ATGAGCCAAGAAAACACATTAAATACCCTGAAAAGTCGCTTTCGTGGTTTCTTTCCTGTCGTTGTCGATGTGGAAACAGCCGGTTTCAACGCCAACACTGATGCCCTGCTTGAAATCTGTGCTGTCACCCTGACCATGGACGAAGAAGGATGGCTCAAACCTGCCAGCACGCTGCATTTTCACATCACGCCTTTTGAAGGTGCGGTGATCCATCAGGAAGCATTGGATTTTAACGGTATCAAAGATCCGTTCAGCCCGTTACGTGGCGCGGTGACTGAAGAAGAAGCCCTGAAAGAAATCTATAAAGCCATCCGGAAAGAACAAAAAGAAGAAGGCTGCTCCCGCGCCATCATGGTGGCGCATAATGCGAACTTTGATCACAGCTTCGTGATGGCCGCTTCAGAAAGGGCCAAGCTAAAGCGCATTCCCTTTCATCCTTTTGCCACCTTTGATACCGCAGCACTGAGTGGCCTGGCATTCGGCCAGACGGTGCTGGCAAAAGCCTGTGAAGCGGCGAATATCCCTTTTTGTAACAAAGAAGCGCATTCAGCCCTCTATGACACCGAACGTACCGCAGAATTATTTTGTGAGATCGTTAACAAATGGAAAAAATTAGGCGGATGGCCCGTCGCCGCACTTCAAACAGAAGAAGAAGCCTAA